From Rhizobium favelukesii, the proteins below share one genomic window:
- a CDS encoding CinA family protein, which yields MSIFPADIVAQAEAIIRDFTAAGLMVSTAESCTGGLIAGALTEISGSSSVVDRGFVTYTNTAKMEMLGVQEETLIRFGAVSEETARQMVHGALFRSRAAIAVAVTGIAGPGGGSAQKPVGLVHLAAKSRAGGLTHRKMHYGDIGRDQVRLATVRTAFGMIQELAQL from the coding sequence ATGAGTATCTTCCCGGCCGATATCGTCGCACAAGCCGAAGCCATCATTCGCGACTTCACTGCTGCGGGGCTGATGGTCTCGACGGCAGAATCCTGCACCGGTGGGTTGATTGCCGGCGCACTGACCGAGATCTCGGGGTCTTCTTCGGTCGTGGACAGAGGCTTCGTCACCTATACCAACACCGCCAAGATGGAGATGCTTGGCGTGCAGGAGGAAACGCTGATCCGCTTCGGTGCTGTGTCGGAAGAGACGGCGCGGCAGATGGTGCACGGCGCCCTCTTCCGCTCCCGCGCGGCCATCGCCGTTGCCGTGACGGGCATTGCCGGCCCCGGCGGCGGGTCGGCGCAAAAGCCGGTCGGCCTCGTCCATCTCGCTGCCAAGTCACGCGCCGGCGGCCTCACTCATCGGAAGATGCACTATGGCGATATCGGTCGCGACCAGGTGCGCCTTGCGACCGTCAGGACCGCATTTGGCATGATCCAGGAACTGGCTCAGCTGTAG
- a CDS encoding ATPase AAA, translated as MPNDITAIEDAAEVLGAARRIVVFGCSGGGKSTFSQKLARVIGVRYVSMDREVFWLPGWMSRARSEQRQLIAQIVAENHWIIDGNNPSSLDLRLPRADLVVWVRMPRWLCVWSIVKRGFMDRGKTRPDMAPGCLEQMPDWQFISYVWNFERDDVPEFMEGIRRHGASVPVVQLKSRADMGRLLHRLDPVD; from the coding sequence ATGCCGAACGACATCACCGCGATCGAGGATGCTGCCGAAGTACTTGGTGCGGCGCGCAGGATCGTTGTTTTCGGCTGCTCCGGTGGTGGCAAGAGCACTTTTTCCCAGAAACTCGCGCGGGTCATTGGCGTCCGCTACGTGTCCATGGATCGCGAGGTCTTCTGGCTGCCGGGTTGGATGTCACGCGCGAGGTCTGAGCAAAGGCAACTGATCGCTCAGATCGTCGCCGAGAACCACTGGATTATCGACGGCAACAATCCGAGCTCACTCGACCTTCGATTGCCGCGCGCCGATCTGGTCGTCTGGGTGCGGATGCCACGCTGGCTGTGCGTTTGGAGTATCGTCAAACGCGGGTTCATGGACCGCGGAAAGACCCGCCCCGACATGGCCCCGGGTTGCCTTGAGCAGATGCCGGATTGGCAATTCATTTCCTATGTCTGGAACTTCGAGCGGGATGACGTACCGGAATTTATGGAGGGCATTCGTCGGCACGGCGCATCGGTTCCTGTTGTCCAGCTGAAAAGCCGAGCAGACATGGGGCGCCTGCTGCATCGCCTCGATCCAGTAGACTGA
- a CDS encoding type II toxin-antitoxin system RatA family toxin → MPQFETHRPVPHSADQMFDLVADVEHYPQFLPLCEALSIRSRKERDGKVLLIADMTVGYKAIRETFTTQVLLNRAERLIEVKYIDGPFRYLDNRWRFEETATGCNVHFFIDYEFKSRILGAVMGSMFDRAFRMFSEAFETRATKIYS, encoded by the coding sequence ATGCCTCAGTTCGAAACGCATCGCCCCGTCCCGCATTCCGCCGATCAAATGTTCGACCTCGTCGCCGATGTCGAGCACTACCCACAATTCCTACCACTCTGTGAGGCGCTCAGTATTCGCAGCCGCAAGGAGCGTGACGGCAAGGTGCTGCTGATCGCTGATATGACCGTAGGTTACAAGGCGATCCGCGAAACCTTCACGACGCAGGTGCTGTTGAACCGGGCCGAACGCCTTATCGAGGTGAAGTATATCGATGGGCCATTCCGCTATCTCGACAATCGCTGGCGCTTCGAGGAGACGGCAACGGGCTGCAACGTCCACTTCTTCATCGACTACGAGTTCAAGAGCCGCATCCTGGGGGCAGTCATGGGCTCGATGTTTGACCGCGCGTTCCGCATGTTCTCCGAAGCCTTTGAAACGCGGGCGACCAAGATCTACAGCTGA